The Bifidobacterium asteroides genomic interval GGAGCACCTCGGTGCGCAGGATCAGGGCATGCATGATCATGTACTGGGCCAGCCCGAACCGCCGCAGATGGTTCCAGTCCAGCACCCGTCCCGGATCCATGACGCTGCGGAAGTTGATGACCCGCTTATGTCTGCGGCCTTCCTTTTCGTAGACGTAGTTGGTGACCACCATGTCCACCGGATTCGTACGTTGTGACTGGTCGCGCAGCTGGTCCAGGACCAGACTCAGGGAAGTCGGGTCCACCCAGTCGTCGGCGTCGACCACCTTGACATAGCGGCCCCGGGCGGCTGCCAGGCCGGTGTTGACCGCGCCGCCGTGGCCCTTGTTGGTCTGGCTGATCAGACGGACAGTGTGCGGATGGCGTGCCTGATATGACTGCACTACCTGCGCTGTGGCATCGGTGGATCCGTCATCGACCACGATGACCTCCAGGTCCTCCCCCTCCCGGCTCAGGAGCGAATCCAGGCAGGTCGGCAGATGCTGGGCCATGTTGTAGGCGGGGACGATGAAGGTGAGAACGGGCGGGCTCGTAGAGGCCGGTCGGTCAACTGTCATGAACGATCACTTCGCAAAAGAATGGGTCGGCGGGCATGTCGGCGGGGTTGCCGTAATCCCGTCGGCGGCCGTTGTATGCGACCACTGTACATGATGGGTTTGAGGAAAAGGCCCCGCCCCTCTGGCTGCCGATGCATGCCGGTTCATTGGCGGCCGGGGGAGTGGGGCCGGAATTTTACTGGGCGCTCGCCTCGGATTCGGTGGGCTCCTGACGGAAGATGACCTTGAAGATGGGGAAGAAGACCCAGAAGGAGATGGCCGAGTTGATGATCATAGTGACCAGATCAGCAATGGTGGTCCCCAGGCTGCCCCAGTTCAGGGTGTGCTGGAAGAAGCCGTATATGGGATCCTTGTACCAGCCCTGCAGCGCCGCCGCTATGATGGTGATGATCACGTAGGCCACCAGGTACCAGAAGGCCGCTTTCCAGACCGAGGAGTTGGACTTGAAGGTGATGTTGCGCTGGAGGAAGAAGTTGATGATCTGGGCGATCAGCAGGGTGATCTCCACCGCAAGGAAGTAGGCCAGGCCGCCCCCGCCGCCGTGGCCGATGGACCCGGCCGCGTAGTCGAACAGGTAGTAGGGCTTGCCGCCGACGGTCCCCATGCGCCAGATCTGGAAGTTGGTGCCCACTAGGGAGGTGCCGTTGAAGATGGCCTTGAGCACGGGCATGAGCACCAGCTGCAGGACGGTGACCCCGTTGGACAGGATGAAGAAGACGATGAACTGGGCCAGGGTGGTGTGCCGGTCGCTGAACCGCCGCCACCAGCGCACGATCGCCCACTGTGAGGCTGTTGTCGCTTTCCCCTGGGCCGGCTGTCCGGCCTGCTGGCTGTGCTGATCACTCATGATTGAGCTCCTTTCCGGTCCTGCGGTTGGCGGACATGTTCCTGAAGAATCCGGCGATGAATCCGCCCAGCCCCCTCCATAGGTGGCCGTTGGGGATGCGGACGATGGCTTCGACCATGGCCGTGTCAATCAGCCCGTTGGTCATCTTGGCCATGGCCCTGGGAGGCATGTTGAGCAGGAAGAGGGTGTTCAGGTCGGGGTTGCCGGTCTTGGCCTCGTGGCGGCTCTCGCTCTTGGCTAGGAAGTTGGCCACGAACCTGGCCAGGGCGCTTCTTGAGTCCTTCCAGGACGAGAGCGGATCATTGGCGCCGAAGGTGCTGACGGCGCCCTGTCGGACCACTGGGTGGCCGAAGAGCGCTGTCACAGCGGCATCGTCTACTTCCTTGACCCGGCCGGTCAGGTAGGCGCCCAAGGCAGGGTCGGGACTCTGCGGATCGACGGTGCCTTGGACTCTCAGGTGCCCGCTCAGCTCCATCTTGCGTGCGTCGGATCCGATCATGATGGTCCAGTCGCCGGACTCGACCTGCCAGGAGTTGCTGGCCGTATCGAAGTGCCGGAAGGTCGTCTGGTCGAAGTCGATGCGGACCTGGGTTGACTGGCCGGCCTCCAGGCTGACCTTTTTGAAGCCCTTCAGTTCGCGGACTGGCCTGAGCACGCCACCCTTGGGCGCCTGGACGTAGAGCTGGGGAACAGTGGCCCCCTGCCTGTCTGAGTCGTTGGTCAGGGTGAAGGTGACTCCCTTGTCGTCCACGGTCAGATCGGCGTAGGCGAAGTGTGCATAAGACAGGCCGTATCCGAAGGGGAAGCGTTCCTCCACGTCGGCGGTCAGGTAGTAGCGGTAGCCGACGAAGGGGCCCTCCCGGTAGATGGACTCGTGCGCGGGGTCGGGGTACCAGTCGGCGCTGGGGCAGTCGGCATAGGACTTGGGCCAGGTTTCCGCCAGGTGGCCGGAGGGGTTGACCCGGCCGGTCAGGATGTTCAGGGTGGCTGAGGCTCCAGCCTGTCCGGACAGTCCTATGTAGAGGACGGCATCGCACTGGTCGATCCAGTCGGTGGTGACGGGGGAGCCCGCCACCAGGACGACCACCAGGGGCTTGTCCGTCGCACCCAGCGCCTTGATCAGGTCGACCTGGTTGCCGGGAATGTCCATATGGGAACGGTCCAGACCCTCGGATTCACTGCGCTCATCCAGGCCCACGCAGGCGACAATCACGTCAGCCTGGCCAGCCGCAGCCACGGCCTGGTCGATCAAAGACCGGTTTTTCTCGCCATGGCGTTCGTAGCCCTGGCTGTAGGAGGCCAGCTCCAGTCCGTCGCCGTTGCCCTGCCTGAGCAGGTCCAGCATGCTCTCCTGCTTGGCTGCGTTGACCTTTGAGGATCCGGATCCTTGGAACCTTGCGGTTTTGGCCATATCCCCGACCAGGGCGACCCGGGTGCCGGCGGCCAGTGGCAGGCGTCCCTCCCGGTTGACCAGAAGGACGGCGGATCCCTCGGCGATGCTCCTCGCCACCTGATGATGGTCCCGTATCTGGTCTGCGGTCAGGTTCCCATCGGGGTCCATGTCAGAGTGGTAGGTCAGCTTGGCCAGCCGTGCCACCTCTTCGGCCCGGGCGTTTAGGTCGGCTTCGTCCAGGCGGCCCTCCTGCACGGCCTTGGCGACCTGTCGGACGGAGTCATATCCGGCCTGGGGCATCTCCAGGGAGGAGCCATTGGCGGCTGCGGCGACCGCGCTGTTGGAGCCGCCCCAATCCGAGACCACCATGCCGTCGAAGCCCCACTCTTTGCGCAGGATGTCCTTGAGCAGGTGGGGATTCTCGTTGGCATAGGTGCCGTTGACCATGTTGTATGAGGTCATGATGGCCCAGGGGTGGGCCTGGCGCACAGCAATCTCGAATCCGGTCAGATAGAGTTCGCGCATGGTGCGCTCGTCCACCACGGAGTCGGATGCCTGACGGCGCAGCTCCTGGCTGTTCATGGCGAAATGCTTGGGGGTGGCGGCCACGCCCTGGGACTGGATGCCCTCGATCAGGCCTGCAGCCATGTGACCGGCCACCTGGGGGTCTTCGGAATAGTATTCAAAGTTTCTGCCGCACAGGGGATTGCGCTTGATGTTCATGCCCGGACCCAGGACCATGTTGACGCCCAGGCTCCTGGCCTCGTTGCCCAGCGCCTGGCCCATGGTTTTGGCCAGCTCCGGGTCCCATGAGCAGGCCACCGTGCCGGCTGTGGGGAAGCAGGTGGCGGGCTTGGACTTGCCCATGCCCAGGTTGTCCCCTGATCCGGTCTGGCGGCGCAGACCGTGCGGTCCGTCGCTCAGGACCATGCTCGGGATGC includes:
- a CDS encoding glycosyltransferase family 2 protein, producing MTVDRPASTSPPVLTFIVPAYNMAQHLPTCLDSLLSREGEDLEVIVVDDGSTDATAQVVQSYQARHPHTVRLISQTNKGHGGAVNTGLAAARGRYVKVVDADDWVDPTSLSLVLDQLRDQSQRTNPVDMVVTNYVYEKEGRRHKRVINFRSVMDPGRVLDWNHLRRFGLAQYMIMHALILRTEVLRQAHTHLPEHTYYVDFIYSYQPLPWVHTLLYLDTNFYRYHTGRQGQSVQTSIMIARVSQLLLVNGLMADSTPDPGTVPRGLYRYMIHYLSINCVVTSVFLILSRKPSNYRNKDMLWRRLEHRSPVIASDVRSTLLCRMINMPGRPGRLAIRLGYKAAEAAMGFN
- a CDS encoding glycoside hydrolase family 3 C-terminal domain-containing protein, with the translated sequence MEVKDLTVLERASLLSGKSTWATRALKRAGIPSMVLSDGPHGLRRQTGSGDNLGMGKSKPATCFPTAGTVACSWDPELAKTMGQALGNEARSLGVNMVLGPGMNIKRNPLCGRNFEYYSEDPQVAGHMAAGLIEGIQSQGVAATPKHFAMNSQELRRQASDSVVDERTMRELYLTGFEIAVRQAHPWAIMTSYNMVNGTYANENPHLLKDILRKEWGFDGMVVSDWGGSNSAVAAAANGSSLEMPQAGYDSVRQVAKAVQEGRLDEADLNARAEEVARLAKLTYHSDMDPDGNLTADQIRDHHQVARSIAEGSAVLLVNREGRLPLAAGTRVALVGDMAKTARFQGSGSSKVNAAKQESMLDLLRQGNGDGLELASYSQGYERHGEKNRSLIDQAVAAAGQADVIVACVGLDERSESEGLDRSHMDIPGNQVDLIKALGATDKPLVVVLVAGSPVTTDWIDQCDAVLYIGLSGQAGASATLNILTGRVNPSGHLAETWPKSYADCPSADWYPDPAHESIYREGPFVGYRYYLTADVEERFPFGYGLSYAHFAYADLTVDDKGVTFTLTNDSDRQGATVPQLYVQAPKGGVLRPVRELKGFKKVSLEAGQSTQVRIDFDQTTFRHFDTASNSWQVESGDWTIMIGSDARKMELSGHLRVQGTVDPQSPDPALGAYLTGRVKEVDDAAVTALFGHPVVRQGAVSTFGANDPLSSWKDSRSALARFVANFLAKSESRHEAKTGNPDLNTLFLLNMPPRAMAKMTNGLIDTAMVEAIVRIPNGHLWRGLGGFIAGFFRNMSANRRTGKELNHE